The following coding sequences are from one Triticum dicoccoides isolate Atlit2015 ecotype Zavitan chromosome 4A, WEW_v2.0, whole genome shotgun sequence window:
- the LOC119288198 gene encoding membrane protein of ER body-like protein isoform X3 gives MMEVAVEIPQPPAWDHFKEEVEVMETEGGGTAVAAAAAAAGELLTREINKRLLVHAHENGNGHGHVHANGGGAEELKAAPEVEQKEEEKTPEEPTVAQEEQQRHKSIFFDPAKVPDIINEVSARYLVSGTMQSGAKKEDADETLSTKDKHLEAHENGNVQSINHGPSNGKLENGSHSNGSHQVPDGAEPKTEYLFEINKTEIYPAEVDKDKQVTEAQPKVEEYDLEKILDQQETHDLFCPNCKSCITRRVILKKRKRTVRPATPDGPSKRPYTEEVLVPLPSATLPASDEQDSPDVFRCLSCFSFFIPAAGCSFNIFRIFGRRDVLPPPASEDTPPWSENCTSWILSCFQPGDSPNQPAPAADTVPLLSGTQSSDNTTTATESSSSYVHYSHGTVVKPKPSTIESSLGNQAAEDPVTLPLQSETQNSSDTTTTTESSTYVHHSHGAVVKPEHSEHQTTKTTTTRTTKATATSSSTTTSKAANTSSRTQSATGIFHTDTLEVITGEMPPPKPAGGAIMDGNHHLLGHEDVHKTATTTFENGFTTHSVHTSGVKVDGPNVTNIARGDITTTPIPQATGPHHVAVSVPEEVNQVAPRPQQRDDWDILKAVVYGGLVESVTSLSVVSAAASSGAKTLDIFILGMANLIGGLPVIFHNIADLRDIQDVSDDNERVGHYWLQLGRRSKARLHMVLALLSYMVFGLLPPVLYGLSFRESNDRENKMMAVAGASMACIALLALGKAHVQTAPRAYFKTLMYYLTIAVSSSGLSYVTGVLITRLLEHFGVIEQGGSAAPAPPGLWFPHSEGAQTSAWASF, from the exons ATGATGGAGGTGGCGGTGGAGATCCCGCAGCCGCCGGCGTGGGACCActtcaaggaggaggtggaggtcaTGGAGACGGAGGGCGGCGgcactgccgtcgccgccgccgctgctgctgcagGGGAGCTGCTGACCAGGGAGATCAATAAGAGGCTGCTGGTCCATGCCCATGAGAATGGGAATGGCCATGGCCATGTCCATGccaatggaggaggagcagaggagctCAAGGCTGCTCCTGAGGTGGagcagaaggaggaggagaagactcCTGAAGAGCCCACGGTTGCTCAAGAGGAGCAGCAGCGTCACAAGAGTATCTTCTTCGATCCAGCCAAAG TTCCTGATATTATTAATGAGGTAAGTGCCAGATATCTGGTCTCGGGAACGATGCAATCTGGTGCCAAAAAGGAAGATGCAGATGAAACTCTGAGTACAAAAGACAAGCATCTTGAAGCACATGAAAATGGCAATGTTCAATCAATCAACCATGGTCCAAGCAACGGCAAGTTAGAAAATGGATCACACTCAAATGGTTCACATCAGGTCCCCGATGGCGCTGAACCTAAGACAGAGTACCTGTTTGAAATAAACAAGACTGAAATTTACCCAGCTGAAGTTGACAAGGACAAACAGGTCACCGAGGCTCAGCCGAAGGTCGAAGAGTACGACCTCGAGAAGATTTTGGATCAGCAAGAAACTCATGACCTGTTCTGTCCCAACTGCAAGTCGTGCATAACTCGGAGGGTGATCctgaagaagaggaaaaggacagTAAGGCCGGCAACCCCCGATGGACCGTCAAAGAGACCGTACACTGAAGAAGTACTAGTGCCACTACCTTCTGCTACTTTACCTGCAAGTGATGAGCAAGATTCACCTGACGTGTTCCGATGTTTGTCATGCTTCTCCTTCTTCATTCCAGCAG CAGGATGCAGTTTCAACATATTCCGTATATTTGGGAGGAGGGATGTTCTGCCTCCTCCTGCATCAGAGGACACACCTCCTTGGTCTGAAAATTGCACAAGCTGGATTCTGTCATGTTTCCAGCCAGGAGACAGCCCAAACCAACCTGCTCCTGCTGCAG ATACGGTGCCACTGCTGTCCGGTACACAGAGCTCCGACAATACAACCACCGCAACTGAATCTAGCTCGTCATATGTTCATTATAGTCATGGCACAGTTGTAAAACCAAAGCCGTCGACCATCGAATCATCTTTGGGAAACCAAGCCGCTGAAG ATCCAGTGACGTTGCCACTGCAGTCCGAGACGCAGAACTCCAGCGATACAACCACAACAACTGAATCTAGCACATATGTTCATCATAGTCATGGCGCAGTTGTAAAACCAGAGCATTCGGAACATCAGACCACCAAAACCACCACAACTAGGACGACGAAAGCAACAGCTACGTCATCCTCTACAACCACATCAAAAGCAGCTAACACATCATCTCGCACACAGTCTGCTACAG GGATCTTCCACACAGACACACTGGAAGTGATAACCGGTGAAATGCCTCCCCCGAAGCCTGCTGGTGGCGCTATCATGGATGGAAATCACCACCTGCTTGGCCATGAAG ATGTTCACAAAACTGCAACGACTACCTTCGAGAATGGCTTTACAACCCATTCAGTTCACACATCAGGAGTGAAGGTCGATGGCCCGAATGTGACAAATATTGCGAGGGGCGACATAACTACTACGCCGATTCCACAAGCAACAGGTCCACATCATGTAGCGGTATCAGTCCCTGAAGAAGTGAATCAGGTTGCTCCTAGACCACAACAGAGGGATGACTGGGATATACTGAAAGCTGTAGTGTATGGAGGCTTAGTGGAGTCAGTCACCAGCCTCTCCGTTGTTTCGGCGGCAGCATCAAGCGGCGCCAAAACAT TGGACATATTCATCTTGGGCATGGCCAACCTTATTGGAGGACTCCCAGTCATTTTCCACAAT ATCGCCGATCTGAGAGACATCCAAGACGTGAGCGACGACAACGAGCGGGTCGGCCACTACTGGCTGCAGCTCGGAAGGCGGTCGAAAGCGCGGCTCCACATGGTCCTGGCCCTGCTCTCATACATGGTGTTCGGGCTACTTCCACCGGTCCTCTACGGGCTGTCGTTCCGCGAGAGCAACGACAGGGAGAACAAGATGATGGCCGTCGCCGGCGCTTCGATGGCCTGCATCGCTCTGCTGGCGCTCGGAAAGGCGCATGTCCAGACAGCACCCAGGGCATACTTCAAGACCCTCATGTACTACCTGACGATCGCCgtgagctcgtcggggctgtcgtACGTCACCGGTGTGCTCATCACGAGGCTCCTGGAGCACTTTGGTGTCATCGAGCAAGGCGGGTCGGCCGCTCCTGCTCCTCCAGGCCTGTGGTTCCCTCATTCAGAGGGTGCACAGACATCTGCATGGGCCTCATTCTGA
- the LOC119288198 gene encoding membrane protein of ER body-like protein isoform X1, with translation MMEVAVEIPQPPAWDHFKEEVEVMETEGGGTAVAAAAAAAGELLTREINKRLLVHAHENGNGHGHVHANGGGAEELKAAPEVEQKEEEKTPEEPTVAQEEQQRHKSIFFDPAKGLWKCRHCDWTYRLSSPCGNGTVDHQGYRHRIERNIESLVEKKGSFYGSPNKVPDIINEVSARYLVSGTMQSGAKKEDADETLSTKDKHLEAHENGNVQSINHGPSNGKLENGSHSNGSHQVPDGAEPKTEYLFEINKTEIYPAEVDKDKQVTEAQPKVEEYDLEKILDQQETHDLFCPNCKSCITRRVILKKRKRTVRPATPDGPSKRPYTEEVLVPLPSATLPASDEQDSPDVFRCLSCFSFFIPAAGCSFNIFRIFGRRDVLPPPASEDTPPWSENCTSWILSCFQPGDSPNQPAPAADTVPLLSGTQSSDNTTTATESSSSYVHYSHGTVVKPKPSTIESSLGNQAAEDPVTLPLQSETQNSSDTTTTTESSTYVHHSHGAVVKPEHSEHQTTKTTTTRTTKATATSSSTTTSKAANTSSRTQSATGIFHTDTLEVITGEMPPPKPAGGAIMDGNHHLLGHEDVHKTATTTFENGFTTHSVHTSGVKVDGPNVTNIARGDITTTPIPQATGPHHVAVSVPEEVNQVAPRPQQRDDWDILKAVVYGGLVESVTSLSVVSAAASSGAKTLDIFILGMANLIGGLPVIFHNIADLRDIQDVSDDNERVGHYWLQLGRRSKARLHMVLALLSYMVFGLLPPVLYGLSFRESNDRENKMMAVAGASMACIALLALGKAHVQTAPRAYFKTLMYYLTIAVSSSGLSYVTGVLITRLLEHFGVIEQGGSAAPAPPGLWFPHSEGAQTSAWASF, from the exons ATGATGGAGGTGGCGGTGGAGATCCCGCAGCCGCCGGCGTGGGACCActtcaaggaggaggtggaggtcaTGGAGACGGAGGGCGGCGgcactgccgtcgccgccgccgctgctgctgcagGGGAGCTGCTGACCAGGGAGATCAATAAGAGGCTGCTGGTCCATGCCCATGAGAATGGGAATGGCCATGGCCATGTCCATGccaatggaggaggagcagaggagctCAAGGCTGCTCCTGAGGTGGagcagaaggaggaggagaagactcCTGAAGAGCCCACGGTTGCTCAAGAGGAGCAGCAGCGTCACAAGAGTATCTTCTTCGATCCAGCCAAAG GGTTGTGGAAGTGCCGGCACTGCGATTGGACGTACCGCCTGAGTAGTCCGTGTGGAAATGGTACCGTAGATCATCAAGGCTATCGCCACCGAATCGAACGGAATATCGAATCGTTAGTTGAGAAGAAAGGATCGTTTTACGGTTCACCGAACAAAG TTCCTGATATTATTAATGAGGTAAGTGCCAGATATCTGGTCTCGGGAACGATGCAATCTGGTGCCAAAAAGGAAGATGCAGATGAAACTCTGAGTACAAAAGACAAGCATCTTGAAGCACATGAAAATGGCAATGTTCAATCAATCAACCATGGTCCAAGCAACGGCAAGTTAGAAAATGGATCACACTCAAATGGTTCACATCAGGTCCCCGATGGCGCTGAACCTAAGACAGAGTACCTGTTTGAAATAAACAAGACTGAAATTTACCCAGCTGAAGTTGACAAGGACAAACAGGTCACCGAGGCTCAGCCGAAGGTCGAAGAGTACGACCTCGAGAAGATTTTGGATCAGCAAGAAACTCATGACCTGTTCTGTCCCAACTGCAAGTCGTGCATAACTCGGAGGGTGATCctgaagaagaggaaaaggacagTAAGGCCGGCAACCCCCGATGGACCGTCAAAGAGACCGTACACTGAAGAAGTACTAGTGCCACTACCTTCTGCTACTTTACCTGCAAGTGATGAGCAAGATTCACCTGACGTGTTCCGATGTTTGTCATGCTTCTCCTTCTTCATTCCAGCAG CAGGATGCAGTTTCAACATATTCCGTATATTTGGGAGGAGGGATGTTCTGCCTCCTCCTGCATCAGAGGACACACCTCCTTGGTCTGAAAATTGCACAAGCTGGATTCTGTCATGTTTCCAGCCAGGAGACAGCCCAAACCAACCTGCTCCTGCTGCAG ATACGGTGCCACTGCTGTCCGGTACACAGAGCTCCGACAATACAACCACCGCAACTGAATCTAGCTCGTCATATGTTCATTATAGTCATGGCACAGTTGTAAAACCAAAGCCGTCGACCATCGAATCATCTTTGGGAAACCAAGCCGCTGAAG ATCCAGTGACGTTGCCACTGCAGTCCGAGACGCAGAACTCCAGCGATACAACCACAACAACTGAATCTAGCACATATGTTCATCATAGTCATGGCGCAGTTGTAAAACCAGAGCATTCGGAACATCAGACCACCAAAACCACCACAACTAGGACGACGAAAGCAACAGCTACGTCATCCTCTACAACCACATCAAAAGCAGCTAACACATCATCTCGCACACAGTCTGCTACAG GGATCTTCCACACAGACACACTGGAAGTGATAACCGGTGAAATGCCTCCCCCGAAGCCTGCTGGTGGCGCTATCATGGATGGAAATCACCACCTGCTTGGCCATGAAG ATGTTCACAAAACTGCAACGACTACCTTCGAGAATGGCTTTACAACCCATTCAGTTCACACATCAGGAGTGAAGGTCGATGGCCCGAATGTGACAAATATTGCGAGGGGCGACATAACTACTACGCCGATTCCACAAGCAACAGGTCCACATCATGTAGCGGTATCAGTCCCTGAAGAAGTGAATCAGGTTGCTCCTAGACCACAACAGAGGGATGACTGGGATATACTGAAAGCTGTAGTGTATGGAGGCTTAGTGGAGTCAGTCACCAGCCTCTCCGTTGTTTCGGCGGCAGCATCAAGCGGCGCCAAAACAT TGGACATATTCATCTTGGGCATGGCCAACCTTATTGGAGGACTCCCAGTCATTTTCCACAAT ATCGCCGATCTGAGAGACATCCAAGACGTGAGCGACGACAACGAGCGGGTCGGCCACTACTGGCTGCAGCTCGGAAGGCGGTCGAAAGCGCGGCTCCACATGGTCCTGGCCCTGCTCTCATACATGGTGTTCGGGCTACTTCCACCGGTCCTCTACGGGCTGTCGTTCCGCGAGAGCAACGACAGGGAGAACAAGATGATGGCCGTCGCCGGCGCTTCGATGGCCTGCATCGCTCTGCTGGCGCTCGGAAAGGCGCATGTCCAGACAGCACCCAGGGCATACTTCAAGACCCTCATGTACTACCTGACGATCGCCgtgagctcgtcggggctgtcgtACGTCACCGGTGTGCTCATCACGAGGCTCCTGGAGCACTTTGGTGTCATCGAGCAAGGCGGGTCGGCCGCTCCTGCTCCTCCAGGCCTGTGGTTCCCTCATTCAGAGGGTGCACAGACATCTGCATGGGCCTCATTCTGA
- the LOC119288198 gene encoding membrane protein of ER body-like protein isoform X2 — protein sequence MMEVAVEIPQPPAWDHFKEEVEVMETEGGGTAVAAAAAAAGELLTREINKRLLVHAHENGNGHGHVHANGGGAEELKAAPEVEQKEEEKTPEEPTVAQEEQQRHKSIFFDPAKGLWKCRHCDWTYRLSSPCGNGTVDHQGYRHRIERNIESLVEKKGSFYGSPNKVPDIINEVSARYLVSGTMQSGAKKEDADETLSTKDKHLEAHENGNVQSINHGPSNGKLENGSHSNGSHQVPDGAEPKTEYLFEINKTEIYPAEVDKDKQVTEAQPKVEEYDLEKILDQQETHDLFCPNCKSCITRRVILKKRKRTVRPATPDGPSKRPYTEEVLVPLPSATLPASDEQDSPDVFRCLSCFSFFIPAGCSFNIFRIFGRRDVLPPPASEDTPPWSENCTSWILSCFQPGDSPNQPAPAADTVPLLSGTQSSDNTTTATESSSSYVHYSHGTVVKPKPSTIESSLGNQAAEDPVTLPLQSETQNSSDTTTTTESSTYVHHSHGAVVKPEHSEHQTTKTTTTRTTKATATSSSTTTSKAANTSSRTQSATGIFHTDTLEVITGEMPPPKPAGGAIMDGNHHLLGHEDVHKTATTTFENGFTTHSVHTSGVKVDGPNVTNIARGDITTTPIPQATGPHHVAVSVPEEVNQVAPRPQQRDDWDILKAVVYGGLVESVTSLSVVSAAASSGAKTLDIFILGMANLIGGLPVIFHNIADLRDIQDVSDDNERVGHYWLQLGRRSKARLHMVLALLSYMVFGLLPPVLYGLSFRESNDRENKMMAVAGASMACIALLALGKAHVQTAPRAYFKTLMYYLTIAVSSSGLSYVTGVLITRLLEHFGVIEQGGSAAPAPPGLWFPHSEGAQTSAWASF from the exons ATGATGGAGGTGGCGGTGGAGATCCCGCAGCCGCCGGCGTGGGACCActtcaaggaggaggtggaggtcaTGGAGACGGAGGGCGGCGgcactgccgtcgccgccgccgctgctgctgcagGGGAGCTGCTGACCAGGGAGATCAATAAGAGGCTGCTGGTCCATGCCCATGAGAATGGGAATGGCCATGGCCATGTCCATGccaatggaggaggagcagaggagctCAAGGCTGCTCCTGAGGTGGagcagaaggaggaggagaagactcCTGAAGAGCCCACGGTTGCTCAAGAGGAGCAGCAGCGTCACAAGAGTATCTTCTTCGATCCAGCCAAAG GGTTGTGGAAGTGCCGGCACTGCGATTGGACGTACCGCCTGAGTAGTCCGTGTGGAAATGGTACCGTAGATCATCAAGGCTATCGCCACCGAATCGAACGGAATATCGAATCGTTAGTTGAGAAGAAAGGATCGTTTTACGGTTCACCGAACAAAG TTCCTGATATTATTAATGAGGTAAGTGCCAGATATCTGGTCTCGGGAACGATGCAATCTGGTGCCAAAAAGGAAGATGCAGATGAAACTCTGAGTACAAAAGACAAGCATCTTGAAGCACATGAAAATGGCAATGTTCAATCAATCAACCATGGTCCAAGCAACGGCAAGTTAGAAAATGGATCACACTCAAATGGTTCACATCAGGTCCCCGATGGCGCTGAACCTAAGACAGAGTACCTGTTTGAAATAAACAAGACTGAAATTTACCCAGCTGAAGTTGACAAGGACAAACAGGTCACCGAGGCTCAGCCGAAGGTCGAAGAGTACGACCTCGAGAAGATTTTGGATCAGCAAGAAACTCATGACCTGTTCTGTCCCAACTGCAAGTCGTGCATAACTCGGAGGGTGATCctgaagaagaggaaaaggacagTAAGGCCGGCAACCCCCGATGGACCGTCAAAGAGACCGTACACTGAAGAAGTACTAGTGCCACTACCTTCTGCTACTTTACCTGCAAGTGATGAGCAAGATTCACCTGACGTGTTCCGATGTTTGTCATGCTTCTCCTTCTTCATTCCAGCAG GATGCAGTTTCAACATATTCCGTATATTTGGGAGGAGGGATGTTCTGCCTCCTCCTGCATCAGAGGACACACCTCCTTGGTCTGAAAATTGCACAAGCTGGATTCTGTCATGTTTCCAGCCAGGAGACAGCCCAAACCAACCTGCTCCTGCTGCAG ATACGGTGCCACTGCTGTCCGGTACACAGAGCTCCGACAATACAACCACCGCAACTGAATCTAGCTCGTCATATGTTCATTATAGTCATGGCACAGTTGTAAAACCAAAGCCGTCGACCATCGAATCATCTTTGGGAAACCAAGCCGCTGAAG ATCCAGTGACGTTGCCACTGCAGTCCGAGACGCAGAACTCCAGCGATACAACCACAACAACTGAATCTAGCACATATGTTCATCATAGTCATGGCGCAGTTGTAAAACCAGAGCATTCGGAACATCAGACCACCAAAACCACCACAACTAGGACGACGAAAGCAACAGCTACGTCATCCTCTACAACCACATCAAAAGCAGCTAACACATCATCTCGCACACAGTCTGCTACAG GGATCTTCCACACAGACACACTGGAAGTGATAACCGGTGAAATGCCTCCCCCGAAGCCTGCTGGTGGCGCTATCATGGATGGAAATCACCACCTGCTTGGCCATGAAG ATGTTCACAAAACTGCAACGACTACCTTCGAGAATGGCTTTACAACCCATTCAGTTCACACATCAGGAGTGAAGGTCGATGGCCCGAATGTGACAAATATTGCGAGGGGCGACATAACTACTACGCCGATTCCACAAGCAACAGGTCCACATCATGTAGCGGTATCAGTCCCTGAAGAAGTGAATCAGGTTGCTCCTAGACCACAACAGAGGGATGACTGGGATATACTGAAAGCTGTAGTGTATGGAGGCTTAGTGGAGTCAGTCACCAGCCTCTCCGTTGTTTCGGCGGCAGCATCAAGCGGCGCCAAAACAT TGGACATATTCATCTTGGGCATGGCCAACCTTATTGGAGGACTCCCAGTCATTTTCCACAAT ATCGCCGATCTGAGAGACATCCAAGACGTGAGCGACGACAACGAGCGGGTCGGCCACTACTGGCTGCAGCTCGGAAGGCGGTCGAAAGCGCGGCTCCACATGGTCCTGGCCCTGCTCTCATACATGGTGTTCGGGCTACTTCCACCGGTCCTCTACGGGCTGTCGTTCCGCGAGAGCAACGACAGGGAGAACAAGATGATGGCCGTCGCCGGCGCTTCGATGGCCTGCATCGCTCTGCTGGCGCTCGGAAAGGCGCATGTCCAGACAGCACCCAGGGCATACTTCAAGACCCTCATGTACTACCTGACGATCGCCgtgagctcgtcggggctgtcgtACGTCACCGGTGTGCTCATCACGAGGCTCCTGGAGCACTTTGGTGTCATCGAGCAAGGCGGGTCGGCCGCTCCTGCTCCTCCAGGCCTGTGGTTCCCTCATTCAGAGGGTGCACAGACATCTGCATGGGCCTCATTCTGA